A single region of the Halonatronomonas betaini genome encodes:
- a CDS encoding MBL fold metallo-hydrolase — protein MKTNYIIWHIFHSGIAIYNKKSLTMHIFDYYKDPGGIIPDIIYNIKELKNINIYCSHGHQDHYNQEIFQWDLSNYQTNFIMSLDLKNKISNKTKENNNIHFIKNGEELKTNDLHIKAYPSTDLGISIYVKEGDSRIFHGGDLNWWDWNSFNKEEKLKEEKDFKEAVNKIKKENIEIACIALDPRLEDSFYLGLAYFNSIVKPKYIVPLHFKNNYDVINRYNNLEKENNILPFSEAGDKISI, from the coding sequence ATGAAGACAAATTATATAATATGGCATATATTCCATAGTGGTATAGCCATCTATAATAAAAAATCTTTAACTATGCATATCTTTGATTACTATAAAGACCCTGGAGGAATCATACCAGACATCATTTATAATATAAAAGAACTTAAGAATATAAATATTTATTGTAGCCACGGACATCAAGATCATTATAACCAGGAAATATTCCAATGGGATTTGAGCAATTATCAAACAAATTTCATAATGAGTTTAGATCTTAAAAATAAAATTTCTAATAAAACAAAAGAAAATAATAATATTCATTTTATTAAAAATGGGGAAGAATTAAAAACTAACGATCTTCATATTAAAGCTTATCCAAGCACTGATTTAGGAATCTCTATTTATGTCAAAGAAGGAGATAGTAGAATTTTTCATGGTGGAGATTTAAACTGGTGGGACTGGAATAGTTTTAATAAAGAAGAAAAGTTAAAAGAAGAAAAGGATTTTAAAGAAGCTGTAAATAAAATAAAGAAAGAAAATATTGAGATTGCCTGTATAGCACTTGATCCTAGACTAGAAGATAGTTTTTATTTAGGTTTGGCTTACTTTAATTCCATTGTAAAACCTAAATATATAGTTCCATTACATTTTAAAAACAATTATGATGTTATTAATAGATATAATAATCTTGAAAAAGAAAATAATATATTGCCATTCTCAGAAGCTGGTGATAAAATTTCAATTTAA
- the ispE gene encoding 4-(cytidine 5'-diphospho)-2-C-methyl-D-erythritol kinase, translating to MKIIESAQAKINLSLAIEGRFDDGYHDLNMIMQTVSLADILEIEELSEGISLEIDPDVELPDNQDNIIWETANKLIEKYPKKIKGLKIKLKKNIPIAAGLAGGSSNAAALIRGANRLFKLKLNWAEMRNIGAEIGSDVPFCIKGGTAHVKGKGDQIKDLNPLKNYKALLINPGFKVSTAKIFNEFSNGDYEKLNIPTAKLVEIIELNKKIDWKEGWGNQLEPVTFQLFPELKEIKEWLIENGAAHSQLSGSGPTMIGFFNKEKNLVSLAKSWNRKGKSFVVDFTKGY from the coding sequence TTGAAAATAATTGAATCAGCTCAAGCAAAAATAAATTTATCTTTAGCTATTGAAGGTAGATTTGATGATGGTTATCATGATTTAAATATGATAATGCAGACTGTTTCTTTAGCAGATATCCTGGAAATCGAAGAGCTTTCTGAAGGTATCTCATTAGAGATTGATCCAGATGTAGAGTTACCAGATAATCAAGATAATATTATTTGGGAAACAGCTAATAAGTTAATAGAAAAGTACCCTAAAAAAATTAAAGGCTTAAAAATTAAGTTAAAAAAAAATATTCCTATAGCGGCCGGATTGGCAGGAGGCAGTAGTAATGCAGCAGCTCTTATTAGAGGAGCTAATAGATTATTTAAACTAAAACTTAATTGGGCAGAAATGCGTAATATTGGAGCTGAAATTGGTTCTGACGTTCCTTTTTGTATAAAAGGAGGTACTGCTCATGTTAAAGGTAAGGGCGATCAAATTAAAGATTTAAATCCTCTAAAAAACTATAAAGCATTATTAATAAATCCTGGTTTTAAAGTGAGTACTGCCAAAATTTTTAATGAGTTTTCTAATGGTGATTATGAAAAATTAAACATTCCCACAGCTAAACTAGTTGAAATAATAGAATTAAATAAAAAGATTGATTGGAAAGAAGGATGGGGAAATCAATTAGAGCCAGTAACCTTTCAATTATTTCCTGAATTGAAAGAAATCAAAGAATGGTTGATTGAAAATGGAGCGGCTCATTCACAATTGTCAGGTAGTGGACCAACTATGATAGGTTTTTTTAATAAAGAAAAAAATTTAGTAAGTTTAGCGAAATCCTGGAATAGAAAAGGAAAGAGCTTTGTTGTTGATTTTACTAAAGGTTATTAA
- the glnA gene encoding type I glutamate--ammonia ligase produces the protein MTSNKKKRILEKAEANGVKFVRLQFVDILGIIKNVAIPIEQLSNALDGEIMFDGSSIEGFSRIQESDMYLRPDPKTFAIFPWKSGEGSIARLMCDIYTPAGNPYIGCPRTALKKVEEEAEEMGFSMCAGPEPEFFLFKKDENGNPTTNTNDKGGYFDLSPVDLGEEARRDIVLALQKMGFEVEASHHEVASGQHEIDFKYEPALHTADNIATFKFVTKTIAMQHDLHATFMPKPIYGINGSGMHIHQSLFRNGENAFYDPEDQLGLSDIAYYYIGGLLKYAPEYTAITNPTINSYKRLVAGYEAPVYISWSATNRSALARVPSSRGVSTRVELRSPDPSANPYLAMAVTLKAGIQGIKDKIDPGSQTLKNIYKMTSEERDELGIKSLPENIMDAVNSLRGSQLMKETLGNHIFDRFIRAKEMEWSEYNIQVHDWELNRYLLNY, from the coding sequence ATGACATCAAATAAGAAGAAGAGAATATTAGAGAAGGCAGAAGCCAATGGTGTCAAGTTTGTTAGACTTCAATTTGTTGATATTTTAGGAATTATAAAGAATGTTGCTATTCCTATTGAACAACTATCAAATGCGCTTGATGGGGAAATTATGTTTGATGGTTCTTCAATAGAGGGTTTTAGTAGGATTCAAGAATCTGATATGTACTTGAGACCTGATCCTAAAACTTTTGCTATATTCCCATGGAAGTCAGGTGAGGGTTCAATAGCTCGTTTAATGTGCGATATTTATACTCCAGCAGGGAATCCATATATAGGATGTCCTAGAACCGCACTGAAAAAAGTTGAGGAAGAAGCTGAAGAGATGGGATTTTCAATGTGTGCCGGACCAGAGCCAGAGTTCTTTTTATTTAAGAAAGATGAAAATGGAAATCCTACAACTAACACAAATGATAAAGGAGGATATTTTGATTTATCTCCTGTAGATTTAGGAGAAGAAGCCAGGAGAGATATTGTTTTAGCTTTACAGAAAATGGGGTTTGAAGTCGAAGCATCTCACCATGAAGTTGCTTCAGGGCAACATGAAATTGACTTTAAATATGAACCAGCTTTACATACTGCTGATAATATAGCTACTTTTAAATTTGTAACTAAAACTATCGCCATGCAGCATGATTTACATGCTACTTTTATGCCTAAACCTATTTATGGAATAAATGGTTCAGGAATGCATATTCATCAGTCATTATTTAGAAATGGGGAAAATGCATTTTATGATCCTGAAGATCAATTAGGCTTAAGTGATATAGCTTATTATTATATAGGTGGTCTTTTAAAATATGCACCAGAATATACTGCAATAACAAATCCAACTATTAATTCTTATAAAAGATTAGTGGCGGGTTATGAAGCGCCAGTATATATATCATGGTCAGCTACTAATAGAAGTGCTCTGGCTCGAGTACCTTCTAGCCGTGGTGTGTCTACAAGGGTTGAACTAAGAAGCCCTGACCCTTCTGCTAATCCGTATTTAGCTATGGCAGTCACATTAAAAGCAGGGATTCAGGGTATAAAAGATAAGATAGATCCTGGGAGTCAAACTTTAAAAAATATATATAAAATGACTTCAGAAGAAAGAGATGAATTGGGAATAAAAAGTTTACCAGAAAATATTATGGATGCAGTTAATAGTTTAAGAGGTAGTCAGTTAATGAAAGAAACTTTAGGAAATCATATATTTGATAGATTTATCAGGGCTAAAGAAATGGAGTGGTCTGAATATAATATTCAGGTCCACGACTGGGAACTAAATAGGTATTTATTAAATTATTAA
- a CDS encoding AIR synthase family protein produces MEIGKLSSHRLKETVLSKITSHRDDILVDSAIGEDSAIVDFGDQILAISSDPITGAGKRAGYLAVHIACNDIVATGAKPIGLQVVLLLPEKITDNEIKEIMTEIDQTSKEINVQILGGHTEVLSHVDKPIIIITAIGKADKNNYVPTSGAKLNDDIIITKGLGIEGAFILANDYSKVLIEKGVSQETINKARSYDKYLSVLKEGLKSAEIGVNSMHDITEGGLIGALDEVSRASGLGFQININKGAIPDVVSEITGKLNIDPYSLISSGSLLITTNKSDELIEALNDIGIESYKIGKMIKNRRIINNGKELKDINWDGKDSLWKFIEQNKK; encoded by the coding sequence ATGGAGATTGGAAAATTATCAAGCCATAGATTAAAAGAAACTGTATTAAGTAAAATTACTAGTCATAGAGATGATATTTTAGTTGATTCAGCTATTGGCGAAGATAGTGCAATTGTAGATTTTGGAGATCAAATTTTAGCCATATCATCTGATCCTATAACTGGAGCAGGTAAAAGGGCAGGTTACCTTGCTGTTCATATTGCTTGTAATGATATAGTTGCAACAGGAGCTAAACCGATTGGATTACAGGTTGTTTTATTATTACCAGAAAAAATAACTGATAATGAAATAAAAGAAATTATGACAGAGATAGATCAAACATCAAAGGAAATAAATGTCCAGATTTTAGGAGGGCATACAGAAGTATTAAGTCATGTTGATAAGCCAATTATCATTATAACAGCAATTGGTAAAGCTGATAAGAATAATTATGTGCCAACCAGCGGAGCAAAACTTAATGATGATATTATCATCACAAAAGGTTTGGGTATTGAAGGTGCTTTTATATTAGCAAATGACTATTCAAAGGTTTTAATAGAAAAAGGTGTTAGTCAGGAAACTATTAATAAAGCCAGGTCTTATGATAAATATTTAAGTGTATTAAAAGAGGGGCTTAAATCTGCTGAAATAGGAGTAAATTCTATGCATGATATTACAGAAGGAGGCTTGATCGGGGCTTTAGATGAGGTGAGTAGAGCTTCAGGATTAGGCTTTCAGATTAATATCAATAAGGGGGCTATACCAGATGTTGTATCTGAAATAACTGGCAAATTAAATATAGATCCATACTCATTAATATCGTCTGGAAGTTTACTAATAACTACAAATAAATCTGATGAATTAATAGAAGCATTAAATGATATTGGCATAGAATCATATAAAATAGGAAAAATGATTAAGAACCGGAGGATCATTAATAATGGTAAAGAATTAAAAGATATAAATTGGGATGGTAAGGACTCCCTCTGGAAATTTATTGAACAAAATAAAAAATAA
- a CDS encoding SpoVG family protein, whose amino-acid sequence MEITDVRIYPVKADGKFKAFASITLEDKLVIRGLRVVEGRNGFFVAMPSRKFKDEYYDVCFPITSELKDDISKKVMNKYEDSLKDAV is encoded by the coding sequence ATGGAAATTACTGATGTTAGGATTTATCCTGTTAAAGCAGATGGGAAGTTTAAAGCCTTTGCTTCAATAACTTTAGAGGATAAATTAGTTATCAGAGGGTTAAGGGTTGTTGAAGGCAGGAATGGTTTTTTTGTTGCAATGCCCAGCAGGAAGTTTAAAGATGAATACTATGATGTTTGCTTTCCAATTACCAGTGAATTAAAAGATGATATTTCTAAAAAAGTTATGAATAAGTATGAAGATTCATTAAAAGACGCAGTATAG
- the glmU gene encoding bifunctional UDP-N-acetylglucosamine diphosphorylase/glucosamine-1-phosphate N-acetyltransferase GlmU, with translation MEDTLIIILAAGMGTRMNSDKIKVLHKIAGKPMINYVLDEAYKISNKVVCVIGHQSDRVKKELSSYKKLNFVYQKDQLGTGHAVMQAKKYIEKHNGPVLILYGDTPLLRNETLESLINKHIKYSAGMTVLTSYLENPTGYGRIIKDEEGQLIDIVEEQDADLQIKRINEINTGLYCFSPNLLADALENLDNDNNQGEYYLPDVMEHIKNSNKIITESANSEEILGVNTREDLAAAAGIIRQRINNKHMENGVTLLDPESTYIEENVEIDKDVVIYPNTHIKSGTVIKKDVIIESNCFIEKSSISNHVKVKHGSVILESSIDKNTNIGPYAYLRPQTKIGSDCRIGNFVELKKSSVDDESKVPHLSYVGNATIGKKCNIGAGTIFANYDGVNKHETVLGDNVFIGSNTTLVAPVKLEDRAKTGAGSVVTRNVESDSIVLGVPARLYKKDS, from the coding sequence ATGGAGGATACTTTAATAATAATTTTAGCTGCTGGAATGGGAACAAGAATGAACTCTGATAAAATTAAAGTTTTACATAAAATAGCTGGTAAGCCAATGATTAATTATGTTTTAGATGAAGCATATAAAATATCAAATAAAGTTGTTTGTGTAATTGGGCATCAATCAGATAGAGTTAAAAAAGAATTGAGCTCTTATAAAAAGTTGAACTTTGTATATCAAAAAGACCAATTAGGAACTGGTCATGCTGTCATGCAGGCAAAAAAATATATTGAAAAACATAATGGTCCTGTCTTAATTCTTTATGGAGATACACCTCTATTGAGAAATGAAACTTTAGAGTCTTTAATAAATAAACATATTAAATACTCTGCAGGTATGACAGTTCTAACGTCTTATTTAGAAAACCCCACAGGATATGGTAGGATAATAAAAGATGAAGAAGGACAATTGATTGATATTGTTGAAGAACAGGATGCTGATTTACAAATAAAAAGAATTAATGAAATTAATACTGGTTTATATTGTTTTTCACCTAATTTATTAGCAGATGCTCTTGAAAATTTAGATAATGATAATAATCAGGGAGAATATTATCTTCCTGACGTAATGGAACATATAAAAAATAGCAATAAAATAATTACAGAATCTGCAAATTCTGAAGAAATATTAGGTGTAAATACTCGAGAAGATTTAGCAGCTGCGGCAGGAATTATTCGGCAGAGAATAAATAATAAACATATGGAAAATGGAGTAACTTTATTAGATCCTGAATCGACTTATATTGAGGAAAATGTTGAAATAGATAAAGATGTTGTTATATATCCTAATACTCATATAAAATCTGGAACTGTAATAAAAAAAGATGTAATAATTGAATCAAATTGTTTTATAGAAAAATCAAGTATTTCAAATCATGTTAAAGTAAAGCATGGTAGTGTGATTTTAGAATCTTCAATTGACAAAAATACTAATATTGGACCATATGCTTATTTACGTCCTCAAACAAAAATTGGTTCAGATTGTAGAATAGGAAATTTTGTAGAGTTAAAGAAATCATCGGTAGATGATGAAAGTAAAGTTCCACATTTAAGTTATGTTGGAAATGCAACAATAGGAAAAAAATGTAATATTGGTGCCGGGACTATATTTGCTAATTATGACGGAGTTAATAAGCATGAAACTGTTTTAGGTGATAATGTTTTTATCGGGAGCAATACAACTTTAGTAGCTCCTGTTAAATTAGAAGATAGAGCTAAAACAGGAGCTGGATCTGTTGTTACAAGAAATGTTGAAAGTGATTCTATAGTTTTAGGAGTTCCTGCTCGTTTATATAAAAAAGATAGTTAA
- a CDS encoding ribose-phosphate diphosphokinase, whose protein sequence is MAAYGDKMKIFTGNCHPELAKDICSYLGTELVSSEIGRFKDGEISVKIEETVRGADVFVIQPTSPPVNENIMELLVMIDALRRASARRITTVIPYYGYARQDRKAQPRDPITAKLVANLLHTAGARRILSIDLHAPQIQGFFDIPVDHLYASPIMIDYFKTKNLDNFTAVAPDVGSVKRVRTFAKQLDIPMAIIDKRRPKANVAEVMNIIGDIEGQNVILFDDIIDTAGTMTAAASALKEKGANDVFACGTHALFSGPAMNRLAKAPFEEIVVTNSIPQDNHKKLENLKVLSIAPLLGEAIDRIFKDVSVSVLFK, encoded by the coding sequence ATGGCTGCATATGGTGACAAAATGAAAATATTTACCGGGAATTGCCACCCTGAATTGGCAAAAGATATTTGTAGTTATCTTGGTACTGAGTTAGTTTCATCAGAAATAGGGCGATTTAAAGACGGTGAGATATCAGTGAAAATTGAAGAAACTGTAAGAGGTGCTGACGTCTTTGTCATACAGCCGACCAGTCCGCCTGTTAATGAAAACATAATGGAACTTTTAGTTATGATTGATGCTTTAAGAAGAGCTTCAGCTAGAAGAATTACAACTGTTATACCATATTATGGTTATGCGCGTCAGGACCGTAAGGCTCAACCAAGGGATCCAATTACAGCAAAATTAGTTGCAAACTTACTTCATACTGCTGGGGCCCGGAGGATTTTATCAATTGATTTACATGCCCCTCAGATACAAGGTTTTTTTGATATTCCAGTTGATCACTTATATGCTTCGCCTATAATGATTGATTATTTTAAAACAAAAAACTTAGATAATTTTACTGCTGTTGCCCCTGACGTTGGTTCAGTTAAGAGGGTTAGAACATTTGCAAAACAGTTAGATATTCCAATGGCTATTATTGATAAAAGAAGACCTAAAGCAAATGTTGCAGAGGTCATGAATATAATTGGAGATATAGAAGGTCAAAATGTTATACTATTTGATGATATTATTGATACTGCTGGTACAATGACAGCAGCGGCTTCTGCTTTAAAAGAAAAAGGAGCAAATGATGTATTTGCTTGTGGCACGCATGCTCTGTTTTCTGGACCTGCAATGAATAGATTGGCCAAAGCTCCTTTTGAAGAGATAGTTGTTACTAATTCTATTCCACAGGATAACCACAAGAAATTAGAAAATCTTAAAGTTTTATCAATCGCTCCATTACTTGGTGAGGCAATTGATAGAATATTCAAAGATGTTTCAGTAAGTGTTTTATTTAAGTAA
- a CDS encoding 50S ribosomal protein L25 translates to MERFQLEAEAREKTGKSIARKLRREGKIPGVVYGRERNPQPLIVDPLKLKGKLDANAIVDLTIKDDGEKSTETVMIKDYQKHVIKNELLHVDFHHISMDETITVTIPIETVGKAYGVQEGGVLQQLMREVEIECLPTDIPDKFELDITELDVGDSLQVSDLEVGDEIDLVSALDDVIVTVVTPSEEITEEVEEELLDVEGLEPEVIGEETEEVEEELEGEEEEEKSE, encoded by the coding sequence ATGGAAAGGTTTCAGCTAGAGGCAGAAGCCAGAGAAAAAACTGGAAAAAGTATTGCACGTAAATTAAGAAGAGAAGGTAAAATACCTGGAGTTGTTTATGGAAGAGAGCGTAATCCCCAACCTTTAATTGTTGATCCGTTAAAGTTAAAAGGAAAATTAGACGCTAATGCTATTGTTGATCTAACAATTAAAGATGATGGAGAGAAATCAACTGAAACAGTAATGATTAAAGATTATCAAAAACATGTTATTAAAAATGAATTATTACATGTTGATTTTCATCATATTTCAATGGATGAAACAATCACTGTCACTATTCCTATTGAAACTGTTGGTAAAGCTTATGGAGTACAAGAAGGTGGAGTCTTACAACAGTTAATGCGTGAGGTGGAAATTGAATGTCTTCCAACTGATATTCCAGATAAATTTGAGCTGGATATCACTGAGTTAGATGTTGGAGATTCTTTACAGGTTAGTGATTTAGAAGTTGGAGATGAAATTGATTTGGTCAGTGCATTAGATGACGTTATTGTAACTGTTGTTACTCCAAGTGAAGAGATTACAGAAGAAGTCGAAGAAGAACTTCTTGATGTTGAGGGACTAGAGCCTGAAGTCATTGGTGAAGAAACAGAAGAAGTTGAAGAAGAATTAGAGGGCGAAGAAGAGGAAGAAAAGTCTGAGTAA
- the pth gene encoding aminoacyl-tRNA hydrolase, whose translation MKLIVGLGNPGSKYKGTRHNIGFNIIKKLADMHDFFSTQRCDSIIGEGKIRGQEVVLAQPLTYMNRSGKAVNCLVRKYNLDLKDLLIVYDDLNLDVGRIRLKTSGSSGGHNGLKSIINHLSSNQFPRLKIGIGRPEPGFNIAEYVLDRFKPEEREVIEEAIEVAVKAVMIYIESGPEAAMNKFN comes from the coding sequence ATGAAATTGATTGTTGGTTTAGGTAATCCAGGTTCTAAATACAAAGGTACCCGACATAATATAGGATTTAATATTATTAAAAAGTTAGCTGATATGCATGACTTTTTTTCAACACAAAGATGTGATTCAATTATTGGTGAAGGAAAGATCCGAGGTCAAGAAGTTGTTTTAGCACAACCTTTAACTTATATGAATAGAAGCGGTAAAGCTGTTAATTGTCTGGTGCGTAAATATAATTTAGATTTAAAAGACTTATTAATCGTTTATGATGACTTGAATTTAGATGTTGGAAGAATTAGATTAAAAACTTCTGGAAGCAGTGGAGGCCATAATGGTTTAAAATCAATAATAAATCATTTGTCTAGCAACCAATTTCCAAGATTGAAAATTGGTATAGGAAGGCCTGAACCTGGTTTTAATATAGCTGAATATGTTTTAGATAGATTTAAACCAGAGGAAAGAGAAGTAATAGAAGAAGCAATTGAAGTTGCTGTTAAAGCAGTAATGATATATATAGAATCTGGACCAGAGGCGGCAATGAATAAATTTAATTAA